Proteins from a genomic interval of Zingiber officinale cultivar Zhangliang chromosome 1B, Zo_v1.1, whole genome shotgun sequence:
- the LOC121981187 gene encoding pentatricopeptide repeat-containing protein At5g64320, mitochondrial-like, with protein MLKRIDLASVSFHKQTLLRSLSVNFLRRATGGSDGGRMETENEWEKLLKPFELDELRNSMNFLTPARLCKLLELPIDVPTSMQLFHWAESQRGYSHTFDVYYFLVRNLGVAGEFSTIDKLLQQSKKEGILLQEPLFLMIMSCYEKFGLPGSAVQLLDEMTDVFSCKPTFRSYNVALDILVRANCHKSAADTFYEMVRRGVSPTTFTFARVMKALCSINEVDSACSLMRTMARHGCVPDTIIYQTLIHPLCKENRGHDALKLLEEMFLMGCSPDANTFNDVIHALCKTGHLREAAKLADRMLLRGCTPNEFTYGVLLRGLCRKGQVDEARDLLSKVPQLNTGLFNMVIKGYLSEGKFVEAKLLYQSMMESGYRPNLDTYNIMMHGLSRSGHLWSAMQLLKEMEANSCTPNIISYTILIHGCCSNGRWEDANTIAEEMSSKGINLNTVGFNCIISALCKDGKVDEAIEMFKKMKKVECKPDIFTFNSLICGLCKVGQIEEAFQLFNNLFLEGVVANTITYNTLINALLKIGKWKEALELADDMVFMGCPFDIVTNNALIKALCKAEEVDKGLRLIEGMMRKGMRPTNISYNLLINGLCKTRRVLDALELLKEMLHHGVTPDIVTYNSLMSGMLMMRWMRAALNLFEKLHFEGITPDIVTYNILIRWHCKARKLDDADMLLKRAVNNGIVPNALTWDIMLNNFISESILTVPEQ; from the coding sequence ATGCTTAAAAGAATCGATCTTGCATCGGTCTCCTTCCATAAGCAAACGCTCTTACGTAGTCTGTCGGTCAACTTTCTCCGCCGCGCCACCGGCGGCTCCGACGGTGGCAGGATGGAGACCGAGAACGAATGGGAAAAGCTCCTGAAGCCTTTCGAGTTAGATGAACTTCGCAATTCTATGAACTTCTTGACCCCGGCTCGGCTCTGTAAATTGCTTGAGCTTCCTATCGATGTACCGACCTCCATGCAACTCTTCCATTGGGCCGAATCACAGAGGGGTTACTCCCACACCTTCGACGTTTACTATTTTCTTGTTCGGAATTTGGGTGTGGCCGGGGAGTTCAGTACCATAGATAAGCTGTTACAGCAGTCGAAGAAGGAAGGAATTCTCCTACAGGAGCCTCTTTTCCTAATGATCATGAGTTGCTATGAAAAATTTGGCTTGCCTGGTTCTGCAGTTCAATTGCTTGATGAAATGACTGATGTTTTCAGCTGTAAGCCAACTTTCCGTTCTTATAATGTGGCGCTCGATATATTGGTCAGAGCGAATTGTCATAAAAGTGCAGCTGACACTTTCTATGAAATGGTTCGCAGAGGAGTCTCTCCGACCACTTTCACTTTTGCAAGAGTGATGAAAGCGCTTTGTTCTATCAATGAGGTTGATTCTGCTTGTTCGCTTATGAGAACTATGGCAAGGCATGGCTGTGTACCTGATACTATTATATACCAAACTCTGATTCATCCTTTGTGTAAGGAGAATAGAGGGCATGATGCATTGAAGCTTTTGGAGGAGATGTTTCTCATGGGATGTTCTCCTGACGCCAATACCTTCAATGATGTGATTCATGCGCTTTGTAAGACTGGACATTTACGTGAAGCAGCAAAATTGGCTGATAGGATGTTGCTCCGAGGGTGCACTCCAAATGAATTTACCTATGGAGTGCTATTACGGGGCTTGTGCAGGAAGGGTCAAGTTGATGAAGCAAGAGATTTATTGAGCAAAGTACCTCAGTTGAATACTGGCTTGTTCAATATGGTTATAAAGGGTTACTTGAGTGAAGGGAAATTTGTGGAGGCCAAACTTCTCTATCAAAGTATGATGGAATCTGGTTATCGACCAAATTTGGACACATATAACATCATGATGCATGGCCTTTCTAGATCGGGACATTTGTGGTCTGCTATGCAGTTACTCAAAGAAATGGAGGCAAATAGTTGCACGCCAAATATCATTAGTTACACCATTTTAATCCATGGATGTTGTAGTAATGGCAGGTGGGAGGATGCTAACACTATTGCAGAAGAAATGTCCTCAAAGGGCATCAATCTTAATACTGTAGGATTCAATTGCATTATTTCTGCTTTATGCAAGGATGGTAAAGTTGACGAGGCCATAGAAATGTTTAAAAAGATGAAGAAAGTAGAATGCAAACCAGATATATTCACATTCAATTCTTTAATCTGTGGCTTATGTAAAGTTGGCCAAATTGAAGAGGCATTTCAATTGTTCAATAACCTATTTCTGGAGGGTGTAGTCGCCAATACTATTACATACAACACTCTGATAAATGCACTACTGAAGATTGGGAAATGGAAAGAAGCATTGGAACTTGCTGATGATATGGTGTTTATGGGTTGCCCTTTTGATATTGTAACCAACAATGCACTTATTAAAGCACTTTGCAAAGCTGAAGAAGTTGACAAGGGTCTTAGATTAATTGAGGGCATGATGAGAAAGGGTATGCGGCCTACTAATATTTCATATAACCTATTAATTAATGGGTTATGCAAGACAAGAAGAGTACTTGATGCATTGGAACTCTTAAAAGAAATGCTTCACCACGGAGTCACACCTGATATAGTCACTTATAATAGTTTAATGAGTGGTATGCTCATGATGCGTTGGATGCGAGCAGCTTTAAATCTCTTTGAGAAGCTACATTTTGAAGGCATAACACCAGATATTGTAACTTATAATATTTTGATTAGATGGCACTGCAAGGCACGCAAGCTTGATGATGCCGATATGCTTCTGAAAAGAGCAGTAAATAATGGGATTGTGCCAAATGCTCTGACTTGGGATATAATGTTGAACAATTTTATTAGTGAATCAATCCTTACAGTACCTGAGCAGTAA